One stretch of Asterias rubens chromosome 8, eAstRub1.3, whole genome shotgun sequence DNA includes these proteins:
- the LOC117293496 gene encoding E3 ubiquitin-protein ligase TRIM56-like produces MASSNPPKVSALQKIVQNHLECGICYEQYTDTRVLDCLHSFCKTCLQKYQSTNYKDATMLICPVCRKKTQLHQEDVQALKTNFNITGLADQLKLVSLSEDNHWVCKLCKDKNEATHFCFDCPAIFCANCYKVHQKSHTVNTLKDISDGKIASKERKPKRRPECQTHEGEVMWFYCTTCDKMICQACTVIDHRNPQHEYIDCNQASSTYKQSLAQLFTPLEETMKKLEQSQATASTMKDNLNIAVKRTMAEVKNKADEIRAEVTAQESRIMDEIQTILKDRSRKLEEFEQAVSVNLQQIQQSLQSAKDVSKNSLAPDFLAVYSTISQDLKGLRDQNQPKIDPTLSDLKITPGVCDISLGNLITKEPRWKLSLRYDVGINGAVDIDASIPGDEVAVADIRNRRVVIYDTTGHQKKTIDLQQSPWAVAAFKNQLVIVDETNSVKMYNRNGNKMFEFHTVPHSEVGKTSVNLLSVAVINDTIMVGDFGRSVITKHRSSDGSLIDTVSVQTPPCYLAIDSKDRVIVSGSRQQQVDIVGVDGGTLISIYPKINSQPVEVCKGVCCDSSAIYIAVCNEDCNTGHIHQYDTQGIFLSCIAQGLYIPYGISLTSDGQQLAVADIKSVKIYNKV; encoded by the exons ATGGCTTCGTCAAACCCACCAAAGGTTTCAGCTCTTCAGAAAATTGTCCAGAATCATCTGGAGTGTGGTATTTGCTATGAGCAATATACTGATACCAGAGTCCTTGATTGTCTGCACAGCTTCTGTAAAACCTGTTTGCAGAAATACCAGTCTACCAACTACAAAGATGCTACGATGCTTATTTGTCCCGTGTGTCGAAAAAAGACACAACTTCATCAGGAAGATGTTCAAGCTCTCAAGACTAACTTCAACATAACTGGTCTTGCAGATCAACTGAAGCTGGTCAGCTTATCTGAAGACAACCATTGGGTTTGTAAACTATGTAAGGACAAAAATGAGGCAACTCATTTCTGTTTTGACTGCCCTGCGATATTTTGTGCAAACTGCTACAAAGTGCACCAGAAAAGCCACACAGTAAACACTTTGAAAGACATTAGTGATGGGAAGATTGCaagcaaagaaagaaaaccaaaacGCCGTCCAGAATGCCAAACTCATGAAGGTGAAGTGATGTGGTTCTACTGTACAACTTGTGATAAGATGATTTGCCAAGCTTGTACTGTCATAGATCACCGTAATCCACAACATGAGTATATTGACTGCAACCAAGCCTCATCCACATACAAACAGTCATTGGCTCAACTCTTTACTCCCCTTGAAGAAACCATGAAGAAGCTTGAACAATCTCAAGCAACTGCCTCAACAATGAAAGACAACCTAAACATCGCAGTTAAGAGAACCATGGCAGAGGTGAAGAACAAAGCTGATGAGATCAGGGCTGAGGTAACAGCTCAAGAGAGTCGCATCATGGATGAAATACAAACCATCCTTAAAGATCGCAGCAGGAAATTGGAGGAATTTGAGCAAGCAGTGAGTGTTAACTTGCAACAAATACAGCAATCATTGCAGAGCGCCAAAGATGTCAGCAAGAATTCATTAGCTCCTGACTTCCTTGCAGTCTATTCTACTATCAGTCAGGACTTGAAGGGACTCAGAGATCAAAATCAACCCAAGATAGATCCGACCCTTTCCGATCTGAAGATCACTCCAGGGGTTTGTGACATCTCCCTGGGTAATCTGATTACAAAGGAGCCAAGGTGGAAGCTTTCTTTGAGGTATGATGTAGGAATCAATGGGGCTGTGGATATTGACGCCTCTATTCCTGGGGATGAGGTGGCAGTGGCAGACATTAGGAATAGAAGAGTTGTAATCTACGACACTACGGGACACCAGAAGAAAACTATCGACCTACAACAGA gTCCATGGGCTGTTGCTGCATTCAAAAATCAGTTAGTGATTGTAGATGAGACCAACTCTGTCAAGATGTACAATAGGAATGGCAACAAGATGTTTGAATTCCACACAGTGCCTCATAGTGAAGTGGGCAAGACATCAGTAAACCTTCTGAGTGTAGCAGTCATAAATGATACAATCATGGTCGGGGATTTTGGGAGGTCAGTTATAACTAAACACAGATCCAGTGATGGTTCACTGATAGACACTGTTTCAGTTCAGACACCACCTTGCTACTTGGCCATTGACAGCAAGGACAGAGTTATAGTCAGTGGGAGCCGTCAACAACAAGTAGACATTGTTGGAGTCGATGGTGGTACACTTATCAGCATCTATCCAAAGATCAATAGTCAACCAGTTGAAGTCTGCAAGGGTGTATGCTGTGACAGCTCAGCTATCTACATTGCAGTGTGCAATGAGGATTGCAACACTGGTCATATTCATCAGTATGACACTCAGGGTATATTTCTCAGCTGTATTGCTCAGGGTCTGTACATCCCATATGGAATCTCATTGACATCAGATGGTCAGCAGCTTGCAGTGGCAGACATCAAATCAGTGAAGATTTATAACAAGGTGTAA